The DNA sequence tagtattattctgacatttcacattcttaaaataaagtgatcataactgacctaagacagggtatttttactaggattaaatgtcaggaattgtgaaaaacttaatttaaatgtatttggctaaaacttccgacttcaactgtgtgtgtgtgtgtgtgtgtgtgtgtgtgtgtgtgtgtgtgtgtgtgtgtgtgtatgtatgtatatatatatatatatatatatatatataaataaatatatatatatatatataaataaatgtttttatttatttatgttaaatcgcatttttatttggcgtacccccatACCCCAGTGTGGGAATACCTGGCATAGACTGATTCACCAAGGAGATTTGAAGACCCTCAAAAGCACATGCAATGCAGGAGAAGTAAACATGCGGCTCcagactgcatctcagtgctagaggcatcactacagaccctggttttattccaggctgtatgacaaccgtccgtgattgggagtcccatagggcagcgcacaattggcccagcatcgtccgggttagggtttggtcggggaaggcagtcattgaaaataagaatttgttcttaactgacatgcctagttaaataaaaaaggtaaaaaaaatataaaacatgcttTTATATCCTTACACTAATCAGACACTTGCTCtagattttaaaatatatatataatttaatgCAATTGCTCCACCAATAATCCAAATTAGTGAGTGCATAAACTCCGATTGAAAATAATATCCAAGACTGTAGTTTcttttatacatttatttaaacacCAGTGAATAATTAGTTCTCATCCACATTGACCGTCTGCAGACCTGTAGAGAAAAGAAAACAATCAGAATCAGTGACATCTTCAACAGGCAATTGAGGAACAGCACAGGACTAGCTCTGAGCTTTGGTTGGAACATTTACAGGTCCTCCACTTTGTATTACCATTTGCATGCAGCTGATCTGAAAATAAGCCTGCCACAATTTGTTCATTAAATTCACCCACGGGGGTATTTTGCACCCAGTGGGTGACATACAAGTATTGCTCATTTCATATACGCCAGATCACCAACCTCAGGAATGCAAGTACACTTGTGGATACTATTCAGCAGTGAGcacagcacacagccaagcaaATGTTGGACTTACCTTTGTATGTTGTGACAGGAACGTATGTGACGAGGGTGTACAGTTTGTTGGGAGAGTCCTCGTCTTCATTGCGTTTCCTTGACAGGCGCACGCGCATACGGTATGGGACATTCCTGAAATAACATACAAAATATCAGTTAACATGGAGAAATGTGCTCAGTTTTAGTGCATGGCATTGTGGAAAACTTTACACGCCTCAACTTGTATTAATTGCGCCAACTCTACACCCATCGCCAAGCATAACAGGATATTACTTCGCTCTGAAGCCAGCACTGATGCTGGCTCGGTCAAAGTGGATAACCGCCCGGGCTAACTAGCCTCTACTCCTTGATATCAGAACACTGCATGAAGCAGATAGGACAGGGTTGAGTGTGTTTTTTCTgctgagagagggatggggggagagggaAAAATAGAGATGAAATAGAGACTGGGAGAGAATCTGATTTTCAACTTTCAATTCAATTAGGCGTAATGGACAGACAATGTGCATCACTGAAATCAACTATCAATTGTCATTAGCACAAATTTATCCCCAACATTCATGGAAAATGAATGCGAGGCCCATGAACTAGTTTCACTATGGCAGCCATTTTGGCCAGTGCAGTCCATTGCAGAGGAAGCACTGAATTTGACAAGGCTGCACAGGAAATGTGGAATTCAATATAGTCCAGTTCATACTACGGTTAAGTGCATATCGTCCCAAAACTTATTGCACTTAAAGCATTAACCTGTAGTATACTGTACCCTCAACTCAGTGTCACTCAGATTTGCTAGGATGACAGTTTCAAGTATCAGTTTTGAAATATATCAGTCAATCAAGATAAGCTCATAACCTTTTCTGTACCAGTGACCAGCAGGCTAAGGCCTGTCGCAAGAAACACAAGCGTTTGCTTACCTCACACCCTTGGTCCATACAGCCTTGTTCAGGCGAGTGTCGATGCGTACATCAGGGGTTCCCATCTCCTTCATGGCGAACTTGCGGATCTCCTTGAGAGCACGAGGTGCCCTCCTCTTGAAGGACCTGACAGGATAGAGCAAGAAGCAACGTTAATTACATGCACAGGATTATCAGAGGTTGATAAAATCACATTTGTCAGAGCAAGCCATGTCTATTTTTCTAAGAAATATAACAACGGAAGCCCTTGTGAAAAGGACCCTTATTGCAGTTCCAAAATAAGCATCCAGCAATGGACAACACTACACAGCACCAGCTGCTTATCCACCTATGACGACCTTAGAAAGAAAAATAGTCACAACGTAGCCTAAGCCCAGTCACACTGGCACCTCACATTCTTTCCCATAAGCAACAGCACACTTCCAACATTCAGCATGTACAAAATCAAAAGTGTCAACTGCCTCTGATAATTTTACCTCCACCATTCCCTTTAATCCACTTCAGTGGGATAGCCCACCAAATTACCTTAGACCAGCCATCAAAGTAACAAAGAGCATACAAACAGAATTCTTCCTTCAAAAggaaagggctgatttcaaggttttactgctaacctacaaagaattacatgggcttgctccgaCCAATGTTTCTGATTTggccctgccgtacatacctacacgtacgctacggtcacaagacgcaggcctcctaattgtccctagaatttctaagcaaacagctggaggcagggctttctcctatagagctccatttttatggaatggtctgcctacccatgtcagagacgcaaactcggtctcaacctttaagtctttactgaagactcatctcttcagtgggtcatatgattgagtgtagtctggcccaggagtgtgaaggtgaatggaaaggctctggagcaacgaaccgcccttgctgtctctgcttggccggttcccctctctccactgggattctctgcctctaaccctattacaagggctgagtcactggcttactggtgctcttccatgccgtccctaggagaggTGCGTCACtcgagtgggttgagtcactgacgtgatcttcctgtccgggttggcgcccccccccctgggttgtgccgtggcggagatctttgcgggctatactcggccttgtctcaggatggtaagttggtggttgaagatatccctctagtggtggtggctgtgctTTGgcgaagtgggtggggttatatccttcctgtttggccctgtccaagggtatcatcggatggggccagtgtctcctgacccctcctgtctcagcctccagtatttatgctgcagtagtttgtgtcggggggctagggcagtttgttatatctggagtacttctgtcttatctagtgtcttgtgtgaatttaagtatgctctctctaattcgctctttctcggaggacctgagccctaggatcatgcctcaggactacctggcatgatgactccttgctgtccccagtccacctggccgtgctgctgctccagtttcaactgttctgcctgcctgttcaccggacgtgctacctgtcccacaactgctgttttcaactctctagagagagcaggagcggtagagatactcttaatgatcggctatgaaaagccaactgacatttactcctgaggtgctgacttgctgcacccgacaattactgtgattattattatttgaccatgctggtaatttatgaacatcttggccatgttctgttataatctccacccagcactgccagaagaagactggccacccctcatagcctgattcccctctaggtttcttcctaggtttcggcctttctagggagtttttcctagccaccgtgcttctacacctgcattgcttgctgtttggggttttaggctgggtttctgtacagcactgagatatcagctgatgtaaaaagggctatataaataaatttgatttgaaaccgtGTGTAGATAGCACACATCCATAACTCTATAGCAGCAGACTCAGTGCCATACCCCCAGACAGTGTACTCACACGCCATGTATGCGCTTGTGGATGTTGACGGTGTACTCCCTGGTCACAACCTCGTTGATGGCAGAACGCCCCTTCTTTTTCTCACCCCCTTTCTTGTTTGGCGCCATCTAAGAAAAGACATCACATAAAACATTGACTAACCTTTTGCTCATAACCAGAGACAAGACATGCAATCCTCAAGTGTCCACTGTTTATTCGGTTAAAAGGAGAGTGGCCCCCTACCAAGTCAGCACTGAGCTTAAAATGGAACTGACAACATTTTAGCAACATTAAATCTTATTAAAATCTGTTCACATagaccattgtaaataaaaattaaaaataaaaaaactgtctAGTCCAGGGCCAGAGTCTACGCAGAGTGGTTCACCATGGACAACCAGAGATACAGTAGGCCTTTTGtacatcattcactttgaactagaCTCTGTGTTTACCAGCTGTTACAACAGTGTGACTTTAGGTCATTAGAACGCATTCGCCaaaaaatacacctgaatggatttctgcaaatatgtccTCTTACATATGGGAACTTTACAGTCTTATttatcaaacaaccatgaaaaggtatgctctctccctcagttatgcacatcaacaagatcaacaactaatgctatccagagcaagatgagctaaaaACCCAACAAACAAACATTAGACAAAACCTCTCAAACTTTAAGCTAGTTGGCCCTAAAAATTGCACTGATACACTACATCCTGACaacctaactgacttgcctagttaaataaaggtaaaataaataaatcattctgcaGCTTGCCTACAAACAAGCACCCAAGCTAAATTAAtcaagttggctagctagctacttccaggcACAAATTAAATTTGAGAACACAGCACTGACCAtcttactcgccctagcagagctggttagctagtctgtttacatgttatccagagcattcaTGACTAACTATAAAAATGTTTTgcctacgtttactgacaccagtcATATTCAGCCGGTGTTGTGCCttcagtaaattcatcagttattctatGCTCTGGTAGACTGGACACATTACATTTTTAACAACgcttttttatatataaaaaaaacctGGTTCATTGCATCCGCTGTGGAGTCCAGTTTCATAATATGACCATATTTCCCAGCTGCTTGCCGTCATTTAGAAGTAATCACGAAAAAGCAGGCCTAATTttagttctattgagcaccgTGGCACCAACTTGCCTTCCGAATGTTATATTCCCAGCTTATTTTGTCTATGTCACAATGCCCGCTTCACTATTCTTGGCAATGagaccaggtagcctagtggttagagcgttgggccagtaaccgaaaggttgccagatcgaatccccgaacCGACTAAGTATTTCGGCCCCTGCACAAGGCAGTTAActaggcactgttcctaggccgtcattgtaaataagaaattgttcttaactgacttgcctagttaaattaatacATTTATACAAATACAAATCTTGAGGTCATCCCATTGATTCCTGTAGGGGAAATATAGACATGTCTGTCTATTTCACCAAATATCTCACAATGTGTATATTTCAAGTCGGGCACCATTTTAAAtcaggagaatctcctctttgTAATTATGTAAGTCAGGGTAGCGAGCTCGTTTGTCATCGAGCACTAAACCAGAAATAATCAGAAGTTCTCATTTTTTCTTTACTTTCTCATTACGCGCACAATCAAGGTGTGGGTGTTCACTTTCTACACGAGTAGTTTTTTCCCCAGTTTCGTCAGAGGAACAGATTGTGGTAAAAGTAAAAaaggtatatattttttgttccaTTTAGGCAAAATGAAATTCTAAGCATCACTCCAGTCGAAACAGGCTCTGCTAACGTTCGATTCCATTCATTTGCCATGGGCTAGCGCTCCAGTTTAGCCAACGTTCCTTTCAGCCTTGGGTGAACGTTGACtcgttctattgtccagcctagCTCTGCCACACTCGGAGGAGTGATCTGAAATCGGAGTAattagccagagtgaatttgtgAACGCAAGAGCTATGCAAACTGTACAACAGTCGTTCAAGTTCTTGCTAGATAACCAAATTACACCTGCCATCGAAAAATGAGGGgaaaagtcagtcactcacccactcctccaatgacatgacatcctcccagCAGCTAGCGAATGATAAGATACTCTAGcccaatcaaatggctacccatactatttgcaccccccccacactgctgctactactgtgttatttatgcatagccactttaataactctacctacatgtacatattaccccaaTACTggtatttactgctgctctttaattatttgttactaaTCTTGTTTTACTTGAGGTATTTTCTtcaaactacattgttggttaagggctggttaagtaagcatttcactgtaaggtctacaccgattgtattcggcgcatgtgacaaatacaaattcaTTTGGCAGATGTGATTATTGCcctgctagtttgattgtattgacaataacagccttagttacattcgtTCATTTTGGTCCAAAATAAGAgtaattgaaactgaaacagtgcatcccgaatggaaGCAGGAAACAATTTACCAGGCCATCTGTGATTTACAACCCGATATTTCTTTGATCCACCAATAAGTATTtcggcccctgaacaaggcagttaactaggcactgttcctaggccgtcattgtaaataagaaattgttcttaactgacttgcctagttaaattaatacATTTATACAAATACAAATCTTGAGGTCATCCCATTGATTCCTGTAGGGGAAATATAGACATGTCTGTCTATTTCACCAAATATCTCACAATGTGTATATTTCAAGTCGGGCACCATTTTAAAtcaggagaatctcctctttgTAATTATGTAAGTCAGGGTAGCGAGCTCGTTTGTCATCGAGCACTAAACCAGAAATAATCAGAAGTTCTCATTTTTCTTTACTTTCTCATTACGCACAATCAAGGTGTGGGTGTTCACTTTCTACACGAGTAGTTTTTTCCCCAGTTTCGTCAGAGGAACAGATTGTGGTAAAAGTAAAAaaggtatatattttttgttccaTTTAGGCAAAATGAAATTCTAAGCATCACTCCAGTCGAAACAGGCTCTGCTAACGTTCGATTCC is a window from the Oncorhynchus tshawytscha isolate Ot180627B linkage group LG03, Otsh_v2.0, whole genome shotgun sequence genome containing:
- the rpl31 gene encoding 60S ribosomal protein L31 isoform X1 — encoded protein: MEVYERVSNYMAPNKKGGEKKKGRSAINEVVTREYTVNIHKRIHGVSFKRRAPRALKEIRKFAMKEMGTPDVRIDTRLNKAVWTKGVRNVPYRMRVRLSRKRNEDEDSPNKLYTLVTYVPVTTYKGLQTVNVDEN
- the rpl31 gene encoding 60S ribosomal protein L31 isoform X2, whose amino-acid sequence is MAPNKKGGEKKKGRSAINEVVTREYTVNIHKRIHGVSFKRRAPRALKEIRKFAMKEMGTPDVRIDTRLNKAVWTKGVRNVPYRMRVRLSRKRNEDEDSPNKLYTLVTYVPVTTYKGLQTVNVDEN